A genomic region of Pseudomonas abietaniphila contains the following coding sequences:
- a CDS encoding glutamate/aspartate ABC transporter substrate-binding protein: MRIVPHILGAAIAAALITTPVFAAELTGTLKKIKESGVITLGHRDSSIPFSYIADASGVPVGYSADIQLKIVEAIKKDLGMPDLKVKYNLVTSQTRIPLVQNGTVDVECGSTTNNAERAQQVDFSVGIFEIGTRLLTKADSQYKDFDDLKGKNVVTTAGTTSERILKSMNADKQMGMNVISAKDHGESFQMLESGRAVAFMMDDALLAGEMAKAKKPTDWHVTGTAQSNEIYGCMVRKDDAPFKKAVDDAIVATYKSGEINKIYDKWFTQPIPPKGLNLMFPMSEELKALIANPNDKPAPDKKA; encoded by the coding sequence ATGCGCATCGTTCCCCATATTCTGGGCGCAGCCATTGCTGCCGCTTTGATCACCACCCCGGTTTTCGCCGCCGAATTGACCGGCACTCTGAAGAAAATCAAAGAGTCTGGCGTCATTACTCTCGGGCACCGCGACTCGTCTATTCCGTTTTCCTACATCGCTGACGCTTCCGGCGTTCCCGTTGGCTACTCCGCTGACATCCAGCTGAAAATCGTGGAAGCGATCAAAAAAGACCTGGGCATGCCCGACCTTAAGGTCAAGTACAACCTGGTCACCTCCCAGACCCGTATCCCGCTGGTTCAAAACGGCACCGTTGACGTTGAATGCGGTTCGACCACCAACAACGCCGAGCGCGCCCAGCAAGTCGACTTCTCTGTCGGTATCTTCGAAATCGGTACGCGTCTGCTGACCAAGGCAGACTCCCAGTACAAAGACTTCGATGACCTCAAAGGCAAGAACGTCGTAACCACCGCCGGCACCACGTCCGAGCGCATCCTCAAGTCCATGAACGCCGACAAGCAAATGGGCATGAACGTCATTTCCGCCAAAGACCACGGCGAGTCCTTCCAGATGCTGGAATCGGGCCGCGCTGTTGCGTTCATGATGGACGACGCCTTGCTGGCCGGCGAAATGGCCAAGGCCAAGAAGCCAACCGACTGGCACGTGACCGGCACCGCGCAATCCAACGAAATCTATGGCTGCATGGTTCGCAAGGACGACGCGCCATTCAAGAAAGCCGTGGATGACGCCATCGTCGCTACCTACAAATCCGGCGAGATCAACAAGATCTACGACAAGTGGTTCACCCAGCCGATTCCTCCAAAAGGCCTGAACCTGATGTTCCCGATGAGCGAAGAGCTCAAAGCGCTGATCGCCAACCCGAACGACAAGCCGGCGCCGGACAAGAAGGCCTGA
- a CDS encoding amino acid ABC transporter permease: protein MNYNWDWGVFFKSTGVGSETYLDWYISGLGWTIAIAVTAWIIALLLGSVLGVMRTVPNRIVSSIATVYVEIFRNVPLLVQLFIWYFLVPDLLPENLQEWYKQDLNPTTSAFLSVVVCLGLFTAARVCEQVRTGIQALPPGQESAARAMGFKLPQIYWNVLLPQAYRIIIPPLTSEFLNVFKNSSVASLIGLMELLAQTKQTAEFSANLFEAFTLATLIYFTLNMSLMLLMRVIEKKVAVPGLISVGGK from the coding sequence ATGAATTACAACTGGGACTGGGGCGTGTTCTTCAAGTCCACCGGCGTCGGCAGCGAGACCTATCTGGACTGGTACATTTCCGGTCTGGGATGGACCATCGCGATTGCCGTGACCGCCTGGATCATCGCGTTACTCCTGGGCTCGGTGCTCGGGGTCATGCGCACGGTGCCTAACCGCATCGTTTCTTCCATTGCCACGGTCTACGTGGAAATATTCCGTAATGTGCCGCTGCTGGTTCAGCTGTTCATCTGGTACTTCCTGGTACCCGATCTGCTGCCTGAAAACCTGCAGGAGTGGTACAAGCAAGACCTCAACCCGACCACCTCGGCGTTTCTGAGCGTCGTCGTGTGCCTGGGTCTGTTCACCGCCGCGCGGGTGTGCGAACAAGTGCGCACCGGTATCCAGGCGCTGCCGCCCGGCCAGGAATCCGCCGCGCGCGCCATGGGGTTCAAACTGCCGCAGATCTACTGGAACGTGCTGCTGCCGCAGGCGTACCGGATCATCATTCCGCCGCTCACCTCCGAGTTCCTCAACGTGTTCAAGAACTCGTCCGTGGCGTCGCTGATCGGCCTGATGGAGCTGCTCGCGCAGACCAAACAGACCGCCGAGTTTTCCGCGAACCTGTTCGAAGCCTTCACCCTTGCCACGCTGATCTACTTCACCCTGAACATGAGCCTGATGCTGCTCATGCGTGTGATCGAGAAGAAAGTCGCGGTGCCGGGCCTGATCTCCGTGGGAGGTAAATAA
- a CDS encoding amino acid ABC transporter permease: protein MMDFSGVIPAIPGMWNGMVMTLQLMVMGIVGGLIIGTILALMRLSSNKLLSRLAGAYVNYFRSIPLLLVITWFYLAVPFVLRWITGQDTPIGAFTSCVVAFMMFEAAYFCEIVRAGVQSISRGQMGAAQALGMTYGQMMRLIILPQAFRKMTPLLLQQSIILFQDTSLVYTVGLVDFLNSARSSGDIIGRSNEFLIVAGLVYFTISFVASRLVKLMQKRLAV, encoded by the coding sequence ATAATGGACTTCTCTGGCGTCATTCCCGCTATCCCAGGCATGTGGAACGGCATGGTCATGACCTTGCAACTGATGGTCATGGGCATCGTCGGCGGCCTCATCATCGGCACGATCCTGGCCCTGATGCGCCTGTCATCGAACAAGCTGCTGTCGCGTCTGGCCGGTGCCTACGTCAACTACTTCCGTTCGATCCCGCTGCTGCTGGTCATCACCTGGTTCTACCTGGCCGTGCCGTTCGTGCTGCGCTGGATCACCGGACAAGACACCCCGATCGGTGCGTTCACCTCGTGCGTCGTGGCGTTCATGATGTTCGAGGCCGCGTACTTCTGTGAAATCGTCCGTGCCGGTGTGCAGTCGATCTCCCGCGGCCAGATGGGTGCCGCTCAGGCGCTGGGCATGACCTACGGGCAGATGATGCGCCTGATCATCCTCCCGCAGGCGTTCCGCAAGATGACCCCGCTGCTGTTGCAGCAGAGCATCATCCTGTTTCAGGACACCTCGCTGGTTTACACGGTCGGTCTGGTGGACTTCCTCAACTCGGCCCGCTCCAGTGGCGACATCATTGGTCGTTCCAATGAGTTCCTGATCGTCGCGGGTCTGGTGTACTTCACGATCAGCTTTGTCGCTTCGCGTCTGGTCAAGCTCATGCAGAAAAGGTTAGCCGTATGA
- a CDS encoding amino acid ABC transporter ATP-binding protein: protein MISIKNINKWYGDFQVLTDCSTEVKKGEVIVVCGPSGSGKSTLIKCVNALEPFQKGDIVVDGTSIADPKTNLPKLRSRVGMVFQHFELFPHLTITENLTIAQIKVLGRSKEEATKKGLQLLERVGLSAHAHKHPGQLSGGQQQRVAIARALAMDPVVMLFDEPTSALDPEMVNEVLDVMVQLAHEGMTMMCVTHEMGFARKVADRVIFMDKGQIVEDCAKEEFFGDVNARSERAQHFLNKILQH from the coding sequence ATGATTTCCATCAAAAATATCAACAAGTGGTATGGGGACTTCCAGGTGCTGACCGATTGCAGCACCGAGGTCAAGAAAGGCGAAGTGATCGTGGTGTGCGGACCTTCGGGTTCGGGCAAGTCGACCCTGATCAAGTGCGTGAACGCGCTGGAGCCATTTCAGAAAGGCGACATCGTGGTCGACGGCACCTCCATCGCCGACCCCAAAACCAATCTGCCGAAACTGCGTTCGCGCGTCGGCATGGTGTTCCAGCACTTCGAGCTGTTTCCTCACCTGACCATTACCGAGAACCTGACCATCGCGCAGATCAAGGTACTGGGCCGAAGCAAGGAAGAGGCCACCAAGAAAGGCCTTCAACTGCTCGAGCGCGTAGGCCTGTCGGCGCATGCCCACAAGCATCCCGGTCAACTGTCCGGTGGCCAGCAGCAACGTGTGGCGATTGCCCGCGCACTTGCAATGGACCCGGTGGTCATGCTGTTCGACGAACCCACTTCCGCGCTTGACCCGGAAATGGTCAACGAAGTGCTCGACGTGATGGTGCAACTGGCCCACGAAGGCATGACCATGATGTGCGTCACCCACGAAATGGGCTTCGCCCGCAAAGTGGCGGACCGCGTGATCTTCATGGACAAAGGCCAGATCGTCGAAGACTGCGCCAAGGAAGAGTTTTTCGGTGACGTCAACGCACGCTCCGAACGTGCCCAGCACTTCCTCAACAAAATCCTGCAACATTGA
- a CDS encoding sensor histidine kinase — translation MKCDPPLSAPPSLAVKPRLIRHLFLPPLVILLMIALGYVTYLYSEKNGIKALGENGERQLELHARTVESEINKYNYLPSVLELESNVSDLLNDPSPELRSKVNDYLEGLNRRSRSRAIYVLDTTGRVLATSNWRDADSYLGEDLSFRAYYQDAIRGLPGRFYGIGSTTGEPGYYLAHGLEEKGKIIGVAVIKVRLEALEERWQRARLEAFVSDENGIIILSSDPARRLKSVRPLTAEVKERLARSLQYYWWPLNELVPLERELIADGVEKLTFPANSSVDHEHTVVSYLAQTRDLADTPWHLTLLTPLEDLRREAANQGMLVAVACALVAFLLIAWNERRKVISTRLAAREALEQANNELERRITERTADLRASNERLKGQIRERRQAEETLRQAQDELVQAGKLAAIGQMSTSIAHELNQPLAALRTLSGNTVRFIERGALDTASTNLRTINDLVDRMGRITASLRAFARRGEDKGQASLGKAVEAALQLLAGRLEASALDLHQQIDDVELAIDQTRLEQILVNLIGNALDAMQAQPLPVLWLEGDLFEGRYRLRVRDNGHGIDAEARKHLFEPFFTTKPGEQGLGLGLTLSASLAAAAGGSLNAEDPAEGGTMFVLILPLVNSGAPII, via the coding sequence ATGAAATGCGATCCCCCTCTTAGCGCGCCGCCATCACTTGCCGTGAAACCCCGCCTGATCCGCCATCTGTTCCTGCCGCCACTGGTCATCCTGCTGATGATCGCGCTGGGTTATGTCACCTATCTGTACAGCGAAAAGAACGGCATCAAGGCACTGGGCGAGAACGGTGAGCGTCAGCTCGAGCTGCACGCCCGCACCGTCGAAAGCGAAATCAACAAATACAACTACCTGCCCAGCGTGCTGGAGCTCGAATCCAATGTCTCTGATCTGCTCAACGACCCGTCGCCGGAGTTGAGAAGCAAGGTCAACGACTACCTCGAAGGCCTGAATCGTCGCAGCCGTAGCCGCGCCATCTATGTGCTCGACACCACGGGCCGCGTGCTGGCCACCAGTAACTGGCGTGACGCCGACAGTTATCTGGGTGAAGACCTGTCCTTCCGCGCGTATTACCAGGACGCGATTCGCGGTCTGCCCGGTCGCTTCTACGGCATCGGCAGCACCACCGGTGAACCCGGTTATTACCTGGCCCACGGGCTGGAGGAGAAAGGCAAGATCATCGGCGTGGCGGTGATCAAAGTACGCCTGGAAGCCCTCGAAGAACGCTGGCAGCGTGCGCGCCTGGAGGCGTTCGTCAGTGACGAGAACGGCATCATCATTCTGTCCAGCGACCCGGCCAGACGCCTGAAATCGGTCCGTCCGTTGACCGCAGAGGTCAAGGAACGCCTGGCGCGCAGCCTGCAATATTACTGGTGGCCGCTGAACGAGTTGGTGCCCCTTGAGCGGGAGTTGATCGCCGACGGCGTCGAGAAGCTGACCTTTCCCGCCAACAGCAGCGTCGACCATGAACACACCGTAGTGAGCTATCTGGCACAGACCCGCGACCTCGCGGACACGCCGTGGCACCTGACCTTGCTCACGCCGCTGGAAGACTTGCGTCGCGAAGCGGCCAACCAAGGCATGCTGGTGGCCGTTGCCTGCGCGCTGGTGGCGTTCCTGCTGATCGCCTGGAACGAGCGCCGCAAGGTGATTTCCACCCGCCTCGCCGCGCGGGAGGCCCTCGAGCAAGCCAACAACGAACTGGAGCGTCGGATTACCGAACGCACCGCCGATCTGCGCGCCAGCAACGAGCGCCTCAAGGGCCAGATTCGTGAACGACGTCAGGCCGAGGAAACCCTGCGTCAGGCGCAAGACGAACTGGTTCAGGCCGGCAAGCTGGCCGCCATCGGACAGATGTCCACCAGCATCGCCCATGAACTCAACCAGCCGCTGGCGGCGTTGCGCACGCTGTCGGGCAACACCGTACGCTTCATCGAGCGCGGCGCGCTGGACACCGCCAGCACCAACCTGCGAACCATCAACGATCTGGTCGACCGTATGGGCCGAATCACCGCCAGCCTGAGGGCGTTTGCCCGACGCGGCGAAGACAAAGGTCAGGCGTCGTTGGGCAAGGCCGTGGAAGCGGCCTTGCAGTTGTTGGCCGGACGCCTGGAAGCCAGCGCTCTGGATCTGCATCAGCAGATCGATGATGTCGAACTGGCAATCGATCAAACCCGCCTTGAACAGATTCTGGTGAACCTGATCGGCAACGCGCTGGACGCCATGCAGGCGCAACCGCTGCCCGTGCTGTGGCTCGAAGGTGACCTGTTCGAAGGCCGGTATCGCTTGCGGGTTCGCGACAACGGACATGGCATCGACGCCGAAGCACGCAAGCATCTGTTCGAACCGTTTTTTACCACCAAACCTGGCGAGCAGGGTCTGGGATTGGGACTGACCCTGTCGGCCAGTCTCGCCGCTGCCGCGGGTGGCAGCCTCAATGCTGAAGACCCGGCCGAAGGCGGCACGATGTTCGTGCTGATTTTGCCGCTGGTGAACAGCGGGGCTCCGATCATATGA
- a CDS encoding sigma-54-dependent transcriptional regulator has product MLGCQQALALEDIHSQGVGSAEEALALVGDDFAGIVISDIRLPGIDGLELLKRLKERDRTLPVVLITGHGDVSMAVGAMRDGAYDFMEKPFSPERLVDVARRALEQRGLAREVWSLRRQLAERDSLEGKIIGRSAAMQNLRALIANVADTSANVLIEGETGTGKELVARCLHDFSRRHASQFVALNCGGLPENLFESEIFGHEANAFTGAGKRRIGKIEHAHNGTLFLDEVESMPINLQIKLLRVLQERTLERLGSNQSVAVDCRVIAATKSDLNELSQASQFRSDLYYRLNVVTLELPPLRERREDILQLFEHFLQLSSLRFDREPPQLDPQTMSALMSHDWPGNVRELRNVAERYALGLPAFKKSGLTAASQSLGFSEAVEAFEKNLLTEALQRSGGNLSQASQELGMAKTTLFDKVKKYGLG; this is encoded by the coding sequence CTGCTTGGCTGCCAACAGGCGCTCGCGCTGGAGGACATTCACAGTCAGGGCGTCGGCAGCGCCGAAGAGGCGTTGGCGCTGGTCGGCGACGATTTTGCCGGTATCGTCATCAGTGATATCCGTCTGCCTGGCATCGACGGCCTTGAACTGCTCAAACGCCTGAAGGAACGCGACCGCACACTGCCAGTGGTGCTGATCACCGGCCATGGCGACGTGTCGATGGCCGTCGGCGCGATGCGCGATGGCGCGTACGACTTCATGGAAAAGCCCTTCTCTCCCGAACGCCTGGTGGACGTTGCCCGCCGTGCGCTGGAACAGCGCGGACTGGCGCGGGAAGTCTGGTCACTGCGTCGGCAACTGGCCGAGCGCGACTCGCTCGAAGGCAAGATCATCGGCCGTTCGGCGGCGATGCAGAACCTGCGCGCGTTGATCGCCAACGTCGCCGACACCTCGGCGAACGTGCTGATCGAAGGTGAAACCGGGACCGGCAAAGAGCTGGTTGCCCGCTGCCTGCATGATTTCAGTCGGCGTCACGCCAGTCAGTTCGTCGCCCTGAACTGCGGCGGCCTGCCGGAAAACCTGTTCGAGAGTGAAATATTCGGTCATGAAGCCAACGCCTTTACGGGCGCGGGCAAGCGTCGTATCGGCAAGATCGAGCACGCCCACAACGGCACGCTATTCCTCGATGAGGTCGAAAGCATGCCGATCAATCTGCAGATCAAGCTGCTGCGGGTCTTGCAGGAGCGCACGCTGGAACGGCTGGGTTCCAATCAGAGCGTGGCCGTCGATTGCCGGGTCATCGCGGCCACCAAATCCGACCTCAATGAACTGAGCCAGGCCAGTCAGTTCCGCAGCGACCTGTATTACCGCCTTAACGTGGTGACCCTGGAATTGCCGCCGTTGCGTGAACGTCGCGAGGACATCCTGCAACTGTTCGAGCATTTCCTACAGTTGTCCTCACTGCGTTTCGACCGTGAACCGCCACAGCTCGACCCGCAGACAATGTCGGCTCTGATGAGCCACGACTGGCCCGGCAACGTCCGCGAACTGCGCAATGTCGCCGAGCGTTACGCGCTGGGCCTTCCAGCCTTCAAGAAGTCAGGGCTGACGGCGGCCAGCCAGAGCCTTGGCTTTTCCGAGGCCGTCGAAGCCTTCGAGAAGAACCTGCTCACTGAAGCTTTGCAGCGCAGCGGCGGCAATCTCAGTCAGGCGAGCCAGGAATTGGGGATGGCCAAGACCACGCTGTTCGATAAGGTGAAGAAGTACGGGTTGGGTTGA
- a CDS encoding arginase, whose protein sequence is MNILDLDHSLTQQAPIKERLQDGRAMRLDLLELGPSLRLWSTERNYKRFAGHLSQRARPLADRPEIFFVGSGDYHHLTPALLADLEEPVSLIHFDNHPDWVHFAPKRHCGSWVNRALKLPNVRRIVTLGPCSDDLQTPQLKGGNLSALKRGTLQLFPWRHPPSRVWGHVGDGPGHQQAEGHLHWHNLVEVDWPIFLEQLLASLPTQAVWITIDKDVLADEDAATNWDQGGMRLHHLLSAVRALATGKRVLGIDVCGEFAPPAFSNPFKRWEARSDQPPAERWSEHDLQRNARTNAALIALFEELFP, encoded by the coding sequence TTGAACATTCTCGATCTCGATCACAGCTTGACGCAGCAGGCCCCGATCAAGGAGCGTCTGCAAGACGGCCGCGCAATGCGTCTGGACCTTCTTGAACTGGGGCCTTCACTGCGACTCTGGTCCACGGAACGCAATTACAAACGGTTTGCCGGACACTTGAGCCAACGCGCCAGGCCGCTGGCTGACCGTCCGGAAATCTTTTTCGTCGGCTCCGGCGACTACCACCACCTTACCCCTGCGTTGCTCGCCGATCTTGAAGAACCGGTGAGCCTGATCCATTTCGACAATCACCCCGACTGGGTGCATTTCGCGCCGAAGCGGCATTGCGGCTCATGGGTCAACCGAGCGCTGAAGCTGCCGAACGTCCGGCGCATCGTCACGCTGGGGCCCTGCAGCGACGATCTGCAAACGCCGCAATTGAAGGGCGGAAACCTCAGCGCATTGAAGCGCGGCACCCTGCAGCTGTTTCCCTGGCGCCATCCACCTTCCAGGGTCTGGGGCCATGTGGGCGACGGGCCAGGCCATCAACAGGCGGAGGGTCACCTGCACTGGCATAACCTGGTCGAGGTCGACTGGCCGATTTTCCTTGAACAACTGCTGGCGAGCCTGCCCACCCAAGCGGTGTGGATCACCATCGACAAAGACGTGCTTGCGGACGAAGACGCCGCCACCAATTGGGACCAGGGCGGTATGCGCCTGCATCATTTGCTCTCCGCCGTGCGCGCGCTGGCGACCGGCAAGCGTGTGCTGGGCATCGATGTGTGCGGCGAGTTCGCCCCCCCTGCCTTCAGCAACCCGTTTAAACGCTGGGAAGCCAGGTCCGATCAACCACCGGCCGAGCGATGGAGCGAACACGATCTGCAGCGTAATGCGCGGACCAATGCTGCGCTGATCGCGTTGTTCGAGGAGCTGTTTCCATGA
- a CDS encoding transporter, with product MTPTVVLLTALSILLDVIGQLAFKLGLDQLPEHEDGFRLGHFWRQIAGAPLLWCGVSAYVIEFITWLFVLSLAPLSLVFPAASLSYVGVVLGGRLVLGETVSRRRWLGTLVITTGVMLVCATGA from the coding sequence ATGACGCCGACTGTTGTACTGCTGACAGCGCTGTCGATTCTGCTCGATGTGATTGGACAACTGGCGTTCAAGCTCGGCCTGGACCAGCTTCCTGAACACGAGGACGGGTTTCGGCTGGGTCATTTCTGGCGGCAGATCGCCGGCGCGCCGTTGTTGTGGTGCGGAGTGAGCGCCTACGTGATCGAGTTCATCACCTGGTTGTTCGTACTGTCGCTGGCACCGCTGAGCCTGGTCTTTCCCGCCGCCAGCCTGAGCTATGTCGGGGTGGTGCTGGGCGGAAGGCTGGTGCTGGGGGAAACCGTCAGCCGCCGTCGCTGGCTCGGCACCCTGGTCATCACCACCGGCGTCATGCTGGTTTGCGCCACGGGCGCGTGA
- a CDS encoding peptidogalycan biosysnthesis protein — MTQLQAVTAHLSPASLTDAPALNVEVSHSIHRISRTDWAQLQSDELEGYDYYAAIEEAELPGIEPRYFMVRHGQRLIAVAPAYCQRFKLNQVLEGLPRRLFGRYSAPILAIGSPVTEACSIACAPDWLPRTPELINALVAQLHRQCRLEGAWLYLFKDVAEEQTSVRSALEHLRFNRISGMPRTRLPLPYPDLAGYLARLGRATRKGLRRKLNTPSDLRIEARHHQVDDVIERMLELYADTVARSGEEIEPLNAGYFKAVLAKLGERATCYLFWSGKTLIGFNLLLGNGTRQIDKVFASDGSAACEHNLYHRTWLAHVDRCITAGIPAFEASQAAYAEKLRLGCGLLANDHYFHHRNALVTRALGWLVRKAGLDQATVVAKESEHE; from the coding sequence ATGACACAACTGCAAGCGGTTACCGCGCACCTGTCCCCGGCCAGCCTGACCGACGCCCCCGCGCTGAACGTCGAGGTCAGTCACAGCATCCATCGCATCAGTCGCACTGACTGGGCTCAACTGCAAAGCGATGAGCTGGAAGGCTATGACTATTACGCCGCCATTGAGGAAGCCGAACTACCAGGTATTGAACCTCGTTATTTCATGGTTCGCCACGGCCAGCGTCTGATTGCCGTCGCACCGGCCTATTGCCAGAGGTTCAAGCTCAATCAGGTGCTTGAGGGCCTGCCCCGCCGTCTGTTCGGAAGGTATTCAGCACCGATACTGGCGATCGGCTCCCCTGTCACCGAGGCGTGCTCCATCGCCTGCGCGCCAGACTGGCTGCCGCGCACACCCGAGCTGATCAATGCGCTGGTCGCCCAGTTACACCGCCAATGCCGCCTGGAAGGTGCTTGGCTTTACCTGTTCAAGGACGTCGCCGAAGAACAGACGAGCGTGCGCAGTGCGCTGGAGCACCTGAGGTTCAACCGCATCAGCGGTATGCCTCGCACACGACTGCCGCTGCCTTATCCAGATCTGGCCGGGTATCTCGCCCGTCTTGGCCGCGCCACGCGCAAAGGGCTCAGGCGCAAGCTCAATACCCCATCCGATTTGCGTATCGAAGCGCGTCACCATCAGGTCGATGACGTCATTGAACGCATGCTTGAACTGTACGCCGACACGGTGGCGCGCAGTGGTGAAGAGATCGAGCCGCTGAACGCCGGGTACTTCAAGGCCGTGTTGGCCAAACTCGGCGAGCGCGCCACGTGTTACCTGTTCTGGTCGGGGAAAACCCTGATCGGCTTCAACCTGCTGCTAGGCAACGGAACACGGCAAATCGACAAGGTCTTCGCCTCCGACGGGTCGGCTGCGTGTGAACACAATCTGTACCACCGCACATGGCTGGCCCATGTAGACCGATGCATTACCGCCGGCATTCCGGCCTTCGAAGCCAGTCAGGCCGCGTACGCTGAAAAGCTGCGATTGGGCTGTGGGCTGCTGGCAAACGACCACTACTTCCATCATCGCAACGCGCTGGTGACTCGCGCGCTGGGCTGGCTCGTGCGCAAGGCGGGGCTGGATCAGGCGACGGTTGTCGCAAAGGAGTCGGAACATGAGTGA
- a CDS encoding transporter translates to MSDQTLSTKPAWRWLESRAATIGLWTLLIGTESAAQLALKVGGDGLATVPFGVEWLLAALSNIAVLTAGGCYIGSFLSWMLILRRSSLSLAFPLSSLVFVVVLLGSWLGLGEHISALHWLGVWVIIGGIGLLAEGEA, encoded by the coding sequence ATGAGTGATCAGACGTTGAGCACAAAACCGGCGTGGCGCTGGCTGGAAAGCCGTGCCGCGACCATCGGCCTGTGGACCTTGCTGATCGGTACCGAGAGCGCCGCACAGCTAGCGCTGAAGGTCGGCGGCGACGGGTTGGCGACCGTGCCGTTCGGCGTCGAGTGGCTTCTCGCGGCGCTGAGCAATATCGCGGTGCTGACGGCGGGGGGCTGTTACATCGGCTCGTTCCTGAGCTGGATGTTGATCCTGCGGCGTAGCAGCCTGTCGCTGGCGTTTCCATTGAGTTCGCTGGTGTTTGTGGTGGTGCTGCTGGGCTCATGGCTAGGCCTGGGCGAGCACATCAGCGCCCTGCACTGGTTGGGGGTGTGGGTGATCATTGGCGGGATAGGGTTGCTGGCGGAGGGTGAAGCATGA
- a CDS encoding fatty acid desaturase family protein, translated as MARPVYRWLAYSLWDVVPIAMALAHFAFVLWLVTAFHSLSWWAIVPLALLYAVSLSWSINSISHNQIHNPYFTHKGMNRAFDLLLSVTIGFSQTMYRDIHNRHHRGNSDRPNEKGETVDPLSIYRYGHNGEPEALWRYVFLSAFRDEPKSYYEEMKRKHPDDARWAKVEIYMTMAAYIALAFYDWHAVLLLVPFWYLGQSLSSLNGYYEHLGGNPDLPIAWGVSSYSKLYNLIWMNNGYHAEHHYRPKMHWTKVKAFHKEIKEQQRMMGVKEIPVSHGLGFLLDHSRS; from the coding sequence ATGGCTCGTCCCGTCTATCGCTGGCTCGCGTACTCACTCTGGGACGTCGTCCCGATTGCCATGGCGCTGGCGCATTTCGCATTCGTGCTCTGGCTGGTCACGGCGTTTCACAGTCTGTCGTGGTGGGCCATCGTGCCCTTGGCGCTGCTGTATGCCGTGAGCCTGTCGTGGAGCATCAACAGCATCTCGCACAACCAGATTCACAACCCCTATTTCACTCACAAAGGCATGAACCGGGCGTTCGATCTGCTGCTGTCGGTGACCATCGGCTTCTCGCAAACCATGTACCGCGACATCCACAACCGCCACCATCGCGGCAACTCCGACCGGCCCAATGAAAAGGGCGAAACGGTCGACCCGCTGTCGATTTATCGCTATGGCCACAATGGCGAGCCTGAAGCCCTGTGGCGCTACGTGTTCCTCAGCGCTTTTCGTGACGAGCCCAAGAGCTACTACGAAGAAATGAAGCGCAAACACCCTGACGATGCGCGTTGGGCGAAGGTGGAAATCTACATGACGATGGCAGCCTACATCGCGCTGGCGTTCTACGACTGGCACGCGGTCCTGCTGCTGGTGCCGTTCTGGTATTTGGGGCAATCGCTGTCATCGTTGAACGGCTATTACGAACATCTTGGCGGCAACCCCGACCTGCCCATTGCCTGGGGCGTCAGCTCCTATAGCAAGCTCTACAACCTCATCTGGATGAACAACGGCTACCACGCCGAACATCACTATCGGCCCAAGATGCACTGGACCAAGGTCAAGGCGTTCCACAAGGAGATCAAGGAGCAGCAACGCATGATGGGGGTGAAGGAGATTCCCGTGTCGCACGGGTTGGGGTTTTTGCTGGATCATTCGAGGTCTTGA